From Candidatus Margulisiibacteriota bacterium:
GTCTTTTTCAATTCTGTTTAATAAGTGTTCGTAGTTGTTTATCTTTTGATCAGCCAATACCTTATTATAATCACTCCAGGCATAGGAATTTTCATTGAATAAAGTCTCAACTTTTTGCACATATGAAGGTAAAACAGGCTTTAAGAAAATGGCTATAATCCTGAAAATATTTATCACAGAACTTAGTACCTTTATCGCGGCTACCTGATCTGATTTTATTAATTGCCAAGGTTGTTTTGTATCAAAATATTTATTGGCTTTTTCGGCAATACCACGAATTTCCATAATAACTTTGGCAAATTCTCTCTGTTCATAATATTCAGCTACTATCTCCCCTTTTGACTGCGCTTCCCTGATCATTTCCATGCCCTCGCTATCGGGCTCTGCCAGGTTCGCTCCTGCTTTATTGAGCATTTGTATGGAACGCGACGCCAGATTGGTTATTTTGCCGATAAGTTCGGCATTCACTTTGGAAAAAAAATCTTCCAGGCTAAGGTCAATATCATCAATTGATGAAGTCATTTTGCCGGCATAATAATAACGCAAGTATAAGGGGTTCAATAAATCCAGATAATTCCTGGCTTTGATAAAAGTACCCTTGGATTTGCTCATTTTTTCCCCATTGATAGTTAGAAAACCATGAACAAAAATCTGGTCAGGCGTCTTATATCCGACGGTTTTAAGCATGGCCGGCCAGAACAGGGTGTGAAAATAAACTATATCTTTGCCTATAAAATGATAAAGTTCTGTTCCTTCATCTTTCCAGAACTCCTTATAATCGCGACCATTTCTGGAACACCAGTTTTTCGTAGAAGAAATATAGCCTATGGGTGCATCCAGCCAAACATAGAAATATTTATATGGCATTCCCGGGATGGTAAAGCCGAAATAAGGTTCATCACGGGATATATTCCAGTCTTTTAAATCTTCTTTTAGCCACTCTTCCAGTTTATTCCTGACTTCGGGCTGGGTATGGTCTTTTATCCAGTCCTGTAAAAAAGCCTTATAGTCATTCAGCCTGAAGAACACATGCTCACTTTCTTTTTCCACTGGTTTGCTTTTACAAATGATACAATTCGCTTCTTTTAATTCTGACGTGGTATACGTCGCGCTACACACATCACAACTATCTCCATATTGATCCTTTGCCCCGCATTTAGGGCAGGTGCCTTTTACAAAGCGGTCCGGCAAAAACATTTTGTCTTTTTCACAATAAAGCTGTTTTATCTTCTTAATATCGAGGTGTTTTCCTTCTTTCATGTAGCT
This genomic window contains:
- the metG gene encoding methionine--tRNA ligase — encoded protein: MKRRKILITSALPYANGDIHLGHLVEYLQTDFWVRFQKMRGHEAIYVCADDTHGTPIMISAREQGITPEKLIAMYHEKHLKDFEDFEISFDNYYSTHSQENKEFAEEFYSYMKEGKHLDIKKIKQLYCEKDKMFLPDRFVKGTCPKCGAKDQYGDSCDVCSATYTTSELKEANCIICKSKPVEKESEHVFFRLNDYKAFLQDWIKDHTQPEVRNKLEEWLKEDLKDWNISRDEPYFGFTIPGMPYKYFYVWLDAPIGYISSTKNWCSRNGRDYKEFWKDEGTELYHFIGKDIVYFHTLFWPAMLKTVGYKTPDQIFVHGFLTINGEKMSKSKGTFIKARNYLDLLNPLYLRYYYAGKMTSSIDDIDLSLEDFFSKVNAELIGKITNLASRSIQMLNKAGANLAEPDSEGMEMIREAQSKGEIVAEYYEQREFAKVIMEIRGIAEKANKYFDTKQPWQLIKSDQVAAIKVLSSVINIFRIIAIFLKPVLPSYVQKVETLFNENSYAWSDYNKVLADQKINNYEHLLNRIEKDAIDKLIQKTCSK